One window of Parambassis ranga chromosome 3, fParRan2.1, whole genome shotgun sequence genomic DNA carries:
- the LOC114433128 gene encoding annexin A2-like yields MALVSEFLGQLTLSYGAEVEPKFPTVVPVRDFDPARDAARIETAIKTKGVDEQTITDILTRRSYEQRREIAFEYERFAKKDLITALKGALSGSLEALMLGLMKSTAQYDASELRASMKGLGTDEETLIEIVCSRNNDELTEIKRVYREMFKKELDKDVAGDTSGDFAKLLLALVQTKRDDPSNVVDYERIDEDARSLYEAGVKRKGTDVATWITIMSQRSVPHLQKVFERYKSYSPYDMKESIRKEVKGDLEKSFLTLVECFENRQLYFANRLSDAMKSKGAKEKVVTRIMVSRCEVDLMKIRSEFKREHRRSLYQTIAEHTKGDYQKALLALCGGDD; encoded by the exons ATGGCGCTGGTGTCTGAGTTCCTGGGCCAGCTGACGCTGTCGTACGGAGCG GAGGTGGAGCCTAAGTTCCCCACCGTGGTGCCAGTGCGAGACTTCGATCCGGCCAGAGACGCCGCCAGGATCGAGACCGCCATCAAAACTAAAG GTGTAGACGAACAGACCATCACCGACATCCTGACCAGGCGGAGCTACGAGCAGCGCAGGGAGATCGCCTTCGAGTACGAGCGATTCGCCAAGAAG GACCTGATCACTGCCCTGAAGGGGGCGCTGTCCGGCTCCCTGGAGGCCCTGATGTTAGGTCTGATGAAGAGCACCGCGCAGTATGACGCCTCCGAGCTCAGAGCCTCCATGAAg ggccTGGGGACCGACGAGGAGACTCTGATCGAGATCGTCTGCTCCAGAAACAACGACGAGCTGACGGAGATCAAGAGAGTTTACAGAGAGA tgtttaAGAAGGAGCTGGACAAAGACGTGGCCGGAGACACGTCCGGAGACTTCGCCAAACTGCTGCTGGCCCTGGTTCAG ACAAAAAGAGACGACCCATCCAATGTGGTGGACTACGAGAGGATCGACGAGGACGCCAGG TCTCTCTATGAAGCCggcgtgaagaggaagggaacCGACGTGGCCACCTGGATCACCATCATGTCCCAGAGGAGCGTCCCCCACCTGCAGAAAG TGTTCGAGCGCTATAAGAGCTACAGCCCGTACGACATGAAGGAGAGCATCAGGAAGGAGGTGAAGGGCGACCTGGAGAAGTCCTTCCTCACTCTGG tGGAGTGCTTTGAGAACAGGCAGCTGTACTTCGCCAACAGACTCAGCGACGCCATGAAG aGCAAAGGAGCGAAGGAGAAGGTGGTGACCCGCATCATGGTGTCCCGCTGCGAGGTCGACCTGATGAAGATCAGATCAGAGTTCAAGCGAGAGCACCGGAGGTCGCTGTATCAGACCATCGCA gaacACACTAAAGGAGACTACCAGAAGGCGCTGCTGGCTCTGTGTGGAGGAGACGACTGA